One genomic segment of Equus przewalskii isolate Varuska chromosome 13, EquPr2, whole genome shotgun sequence includes these proteins:
- the B4GALT7 gene encoding beta-1,4-galactosyltransferase 7 isoform X9 — translation MARAARGQGQETPGPPRVCPPEPPPEHWEEDASWGPHRLAVLVPFRERFEELLVFVPHMHRFLSRKKIQHHIYVLNQVDHFSSIDITSEPSLLIQRPVLSLHPVDLSAAFAKFNRAALINVGFLESSNSTDYIAMHDVDLLPLNEELDYGFPEAGPFHVASPELHPLYHYKTYVGGILLLSKQHYQLCNGMSNRFWGWGREDDEFYRRIKGAGLQLFRPSGITTGYKTFHHLHDPAWRKRDQKRIAAQKQEQFKVDREGGLSTVKYRVDSRTALSVGGAPCTVLNIMLDCDKAATPWCTFG, via the exons ATGGCCCGGGCAGCCAGGGGACAAGGGCAGGAGACCCCAGGCCCACCCCGGGTGTGCCCCCCAGAGCCACCCCCTGAGCACTGGGAAGAAGATGCATCATGGGGTCCCCATCGCCTGGCAGTGCTGGTGCCCTTCCGTGAACGCTTTGAGGAGCTCCTGGTCTTTGTGCCCCACATGCACCGCTTCCTGAGCAGGAAGAAGATCCAGCACCACATCTATGTGCTCAACCAGGTGGATCATTTCAG CTCCATTGACATCACCAGTGAGCCCAGCTTGTTAATCCAAAGGCCAGTTCTCAGCCTTCATCCTGTCGACCTCTCGGCAGCGTTTGCCAA GTTCAACCGGGCAGCACTCATCAACGTGGGCTTCCTGGAGAGCAGCAACAGCACGGACTACATCGCCATGCACGATGTGGATCTGCTTCCTCTCAACGAGGAGCTGGACTATGGCTTCCCTGAGGCTGGGCCCTTCCACGTGGCCTCCCCAGAGCTCCACCCGCTCTACCACTACAAGACCTACGTCGGTGGCATCCTGCTGCTCTCCAAGCAGCACTACCAGTTG tGCAATGGGATGTCCAACCGCTTCTGGGGCTGGGGCCGCGAGGACGACGAGTTCTACCGGCGCATCAAAGGAGCCGGGCTCCAG CTTTTCCGCCCTTCGGGAATCACAACTGGGTACAAGACATTTCACCACCTGCATGACCCAGCCTGGCGGAAGAGGGACCAGAAGCGCATCGCAGCTCAAAAACAG GAGCAATTCAAGGTGGACCGGGAGGGAGGCCTGAGCACCGTGAAGTACCGTGTGGATTCCCGTACAGCACTGTCTGTGGGAGGGGCCCCCTGCACTGTTCTCAACATCATGTTGGACTGCGACAAGGCAGCTACCCCCTGGTGCACATTTGGCTGA
- the B4GALT7 gene encoding beta-1,4-galactosyltransferase 7 isoform X13, whose translation MARAARGQGQETPGPPRVCPPEPPPEHWEEDASWGPHRLAVLVPFRERFEELLVFVPHMHRFLSRKKIQHHIYVLNQVDHFRFNRAALINVGFLESSNSTDYIAMHDVDLLPLNEELDYGFPEAGPFHVASPELHPLYHYKTYVGGILLLSKQHYQLCNGMSNRFWGWGREDDEFYRRIKGAGLQLFRPSGITTGYKTFHHLHDPAWRKRDQKRIAAQKQEQFKVDREGGLSTVKYRVDSRTALSVGGAPCTVLNIMLDCDKAATPWCTFG comes from the exons ATGGCCCGGGCAGCCAGGGGACAAGGGCAGGAGACCCCAGGCCCACCCCGGGTGTGCCCCCCAGAGCCACCCCCTGAGCACTGGGAAGAAGATGCATCATGGGGTCCCCATCGCCTGGCAGTGCTGGTGCCCTTCCGTGAACGCTTTGAGGAGCTCCTGGTCTTTGTGCCCCACATGCACCGCTTCCTGAGCAGGAAGAAGATCCAGCACCACATCTATGTGCTCAACCAGGTGGATCATTTCAG GTTCAACCGGGCAGCACTCATCAACGTGGGCTTCCTGGAGAGCAGCAACAGCACGGACTACATCGCCATGCACGATGTGGATCTGCTTCCTCTCAACGAGGAGCTGGACTATGGCTTCCCTGAGGCTGGGCCCTTCCACGTGGCCTCCCCAGAGCTCCACCCGCTCTACCACTACAAGACCTACGTCGGTGGCATCCTGCTGCTCTCCAAGCAGCACTACCAGTTG tGCAATGGGATGTCCAACCGCTTCTGGGGCTGGGGCCGCGAGGACGACGAGTTCTACCGGCGCATCAAAGGAGCCGGGCTCCAG CTTTTCCGCCCTTCGGGAATCACAACTGGGTACAAGACATTTCACCACCTGCATGACCCAGCCTGGCGGAAGAGGGACCAGAAGCGCATCGCAGCTCAAAAACAG GAGCAATTCAAGGTGGACCGGGAGGGAGGCCTGAGCACCGTGAAGTACCGTGTGGATTCCCGTACAGCACTGTCTGTGGGAGGGGCCCCCTGCACTGTTCTCAACATCATGTTGGACTGCGACAAGGCAGCTACCCCCTGGTGCACATTTGGCTGA
- the B4GALT7 gene encoding beta-1,4-galactosyltransferase 7 isoform X11: MRRRLPQRCSPPGGKRRSCPGRTAGIITSTLQGCMRTEDDTCKTLDAVPDTEEGLVVFQLPLQFGDSVIRAADDSNLVSLRWDISLCPSPRSPPLPQKEPGGRERICRGSSLPRPLAGLGSAAPQRKPPPQDNRGSRLLPSGLPRKCSVFHLFVACLLLGFLSLLWLQLSCSGDMARAARGQGQETPGPPRVCPPEPPPEHWEEDASWGPHRLAVLVPFRERFEELLVFVPHMHRFLSRKKIQHHIYVLNQVDHFRRLPCHDSETAPLTSPVSPAC; the protein is encoded by the exons ATGCGCCGCCGCCTCCCCCAACGATGTTCCCCTCCCGGAGGAAAGCGGCGCAGCTGCCCTGGGAGGACGGCAG GGATCATAACATCCACCCTGCAGGGCTGTATGAGGACTGAGGATGACACATGTAAAACTCTTGACGCTGTGCCTGACACAGAGGAGGGACTAGTTGTCTTCCAGTTACCTTTGCAGTTTGGAGATTCTGTAATCAGAGCAGCTGATGATTCAAACCTTGTGTCACTAAG GTGGGATATTTCCCTGTGTCCATCTCCCCGGTCTCCACCTCTCCCCCAGAAAGAGCCAGGAGGGCGAGAAAGAATCTGTAGAGGTTCCAGCCTTCCCAGGCCACTTGCAGGATTGGGCTCCGCTGCTCCCCAGCGCAAACCCCCACCACAGGACAACAGGGG GTCCAGGTTGCTCCCCAGTGGCCTCCCCCGGAAATGCTCCGTCTTCCACCTCTTCGTTGCCTGTCTCCTACTGggcttcctctccctgctctggctGCAGCTCAGCTGCTCTGGTGACATGGCCCGGGCAGCCAGGGGACAAGGGCAGGAGACCCCAGGCCCACCCCGGGTGTGCCCCCCAGAGCCACCCCCTGAGCACTGGGAAGAAGATGCATCATGGGGTCCCCATCGCCTGGCAGTGCTGGTGCCCTTCCGTGAACGCTTTGAGGAGCTCCTGGTCTTTGTGCCCCACATGCACCGCTTCCTGAGCAGGAAGAAGATCCAGCACCACATCTATGTGCTCAACCAGGTGGATCATTTCAG ACGTTTACCCTGTCATGACTCTGAAACAGCTCCATTGACATCACCAGTGAGCCCAGCTTGTTAA
- the B4GALT7 gene encoding beta-1,4-galactosyltransferase 7 isoform X12, which produces MRRRLPQRCSPPGGKRRSCPGRTAGIITSTLQGCMRTEDDTCKTLDAVPDTEEGLVVFQLPLQFGDSVIRAADDSNLVSLRWDISLCPSPRSPPLPQKEPGGRERICRGSSLPRPLAGLGSAAPQRKPPPQDNRGSRLLPSGLPRKCSVFHLFVACLLLGFLSLLWLQLSCSGDMARAARGQGQETPGPPRVCPPEPPPEHWEEDASWGPHRLAVLVPFRERFEELLVFVPHMHRFLSRKKIQHHIYVLNQVDHFSKAPSLSLSQTSSTQTFTLS; this is translated from the exons ATGCGCCGCCGCCTCCCCCAACGATGTTCCCCTCCCGGAGGAAAGCGGCGCAGCTGCCCTGGGAGGACGGCAG GGATCATAACATCCACCCTGCAGGGCTGTATGAGGACTGAGGATGACACATGTAAAACTCTTGACGCTGTGCCTGACACAGAGGAGGGACTAGTTGTCTTCCAGTTACCTTTGCAGTTTGGAGATTCTGTAATCAGAGCAGCTGATGATTCAAACCTTGTGTCACTAAG GTGGGATATTTCCCTGTGTCCATCTCCCCGGTCTCCACCTCTCCCCCAGAAAGAGCCAGGAGGGCGAGAAAGAATCTGTAGAGGTTCCAGCCTTCCCAGGCCACTTGCAGGATTGGGCTCCGCTGCTCCCCAGCGCAAACCCCCACCACAGGACAACAGGGG GTCCAGGTTGCTCCCCAGTGGCCTCCCCCGGAAATGCTCCGTCTTCCACCTCTTCGTTGCCTGTCTCCTACTGggcttcctctccctgctctggctGCAGCTCAGCTGCTCTGGTGACATGGCCCGGGCAGCCAGGGGACAAGGGCAGGAGACCCCAGGCCCACCCCGGGTGTGCCCCCCAGAGCCACCCCCTGAGCACTGGGAAGAAGATGCATCATGGGGTCCCCATCGCCTGGCAGTGCTGGTGCCCTTCCGTGAACGCTTTGAGGAGCTCCTGGTCTTTGTGCCCCACATGCACCGCTTCCTGAGCAGGAAGAAGATCCAGCACCACATCTATGTGCTCAACCAGGTGGATCATTTCAG CAAAGCTCCTTCCCTTTCGCTCTCTCAAACCTCTTCCACTCAGACGTTTACCCTGTCATGA